A region from the Candidatus Paceibacterota bacterium genome encodes:
- a CDS encoding polysaccharide deacetylase family protein has product MSLSTDENHIIVNYHYVEDPRDDLSGVHPCTPKEFERQVKFLSENYKIVSVGEVLEATRLDVSRGAKPTVAGNPSRFCAITFDDGLQNQFQYAAPILEKYGATATFFVITSTFSGTVPSAHKIHVVLSAASTEKLIDMFNEFLIRTYPDLEAQHFIPKDRRITMRRKYDSLLDANFKETLIVVPSEVRDAFLIEAFDKFGLDESTVNQMLFMKEAEISDLASRGFFIENHTHEHGSLEQVSVEALTADLETANSILHKLLGRRPTVISYPHGRFDERIRDVIVKAGLKYGVTIEPRSVSSKDDSFLIPRYDTNDLKKYINQ; this is encoded by the coding sequence ATGTCTCTTTCGACAGACGAAAATCATATCATCGTCAATTATCATTATGTGGAGGATCCGCGAGATGATCTTTCCGGTGTTCATCCCTGCACGCCAAAAGAATTTGAGAGGCAAGTAAAATTCTTGTCCGAAAATTACAAAATAGTCTCGGTAGGGGAGGTGCTGGAAGCTACGCGTTTGGATGTCAGTCGTGGTGCCAAGCCGACGGTTGCCGGTAATCCGAGTCGGTTCTGTGCCATAACTTTTGATGACGGTCTGCAAAACCAATTTCAATATGCGGCACCGATTTTGGAAAAGTACGGGGCGACAGCGACTTTTTTTGTTATCACCAGTACCTTTTCCGGGACGGTTCCTTCAGCCCATAAAATTCACGTGGTGCTTTCGGCTGCTTCAACCGAGAAACTGATTGATATGTTCAACGAGTTTTTGATCAGGACCTATCCTGATCTAGAGGCACAGCATTTTATTCCTAAAGATCGACGCATCACAATGCGGCGTAAATATGACAGCTTGCTTGATGCCAACTTCAAAGAGACTTTGATTGTTGTTCCGTCGGAAGTTCGTGACGCTTTTTTAATTGAGGCTTTTGACAAATTTGGGCTTGATGAGTCGACCGTTAATCAGATGCTTTTTATGAAAGAGGCGGAAATCAGCGATCTGGCCAGTCGGGGTTTTTTTATTGAAAATCATACCCATGAGCACGGTTCTCTGGAGCAGGTTTCAGTCGAAGCCCTAACGGCCGATCTCGAAACTGCCAACTCGATCTTACATAAATTGTTGGGTCGACGGCCGACGGTGATTTCTTATCCGCATGGCCGTTTTGACGAACGGATTCGCGATGTGATTGTTAAGGCCGGTTTAAAATACGGTGTGACAATCGAGCCACGTTCAGTTTCATCAAAAGACGATTCTTTTTTGATACCCCGTTACGATACTAACGATTTAAAGAAATATATAAACCAATGA
- a CDS encoding 4'-phosphopantetheinyl transferase superfamily protein translates to MNIGVDLVAIKKFHKIKAHDYKHWSRVFSMLEWEYAFKDGLSASHLAGIFAAKEAAMKATGLVGVENYRKFEVRHDKLGAPKLNLKGSKLSLSHDQGLAIAFVLASTKK, encoded by the coding sequence ATGAATATCGGCGTTGATTTGGTCGCAATCAAAAAATTCCATAAAATCAAGGCTCACGACTATAAACACTGGTCAAGAGTTTTTTCGATGTTAGAGTGGGAGTATGCTTTCAAGGATGGCTTATCTGCTTCGCACTTGGCCGGCATCTTCGCCGCCAAGGAAGCGGCGATGAAAGCTACCGGTTTGGTAGGAGTGGAGAATTATCGTAAGTTTGAGGTTCGCCATGATAAACTGGGGGCTCCGAAACTTAATTTAAAAGGTTCTAAACTGAGCCTTTCTCATGATCAGGGGTTGGCGATTGCGTTTGTTCTAGCCTCGACTAAAAAATAG
- a CDS encoding HAD-IIIC family phosphatase, whose protein sequence is MSFRDLQMKIGELISSRTATVADYLKISKEIVPAGEFPFYFRQIKAAFLSSYTIQGLPEVFQVRGVFHNLKISTYTAPYAQISQEILNQASELYKFNPDIVYILAEQKDFLGDGHLAQLVETLKEKTEAEVILVLAGGENRGRERLHIFDFESFLDKIGRAGNWYTKFKDLGDLRLAPQAFPVLAESLLAYAVASAGNNKKCLVVDLDNTLWTGVAGEDGPRKVVPNQKLQEHLLGLYKRGVVLAINSKNNPEDAFEVIDNHPEMILRRDHFAAWRINWNNKDSNLIELSEEMSLGTASFAFIDDDPLNLGLVRSNLPEVAVMHPDSVFDYVGFHSFNLTREDVRRGEMYVEERRRKELKQAVPDQEDFLRKLNMEVSISPVSDSNLGRASQLTQKTNQFNLTTRRYSESEIRKFLETGWKIWSLQVKDVFGDYGIVGLAMFDSAKGHLDNFMLSCRVLGRGVETALLAQVLTEAQKSDLKVVSAEFIRTKKNLPAETFLAQSGFELVGKDATRESYEYDLSKKCIVPNYVRVTVSESEDL, encoded by the coding sequence ATGTCTTTTCGTGATTTACAAATGAAGATCGGAGAATTAATTTCCAGTCGGACTGCTACGGTGGCTGACTATTTAAAGATTTCAAAGGAGATAGTGCCCGCCGGTGAATTTCCGTTTTATTTTCGCCAGATCAAAGCCGCTTTTTTGAGCAGTTACACGATTCAAGGATTACCGGAGGTGTTTCAGGTTCGAGGTGTTTTTCATAATTTAAAGATCAGCACTTACACTGCTCCTTACGCGCAGATTAGTCAGGAAATTTTAAATCAAGCAAGCGAACTTTATAAGTTTAATCCGGACATTGTTTACATTTTGGCGGAGCAGAAAGATTTTCTCGGTGATGGCCATTTGGCTCAGCTGGTCGAAACCTTAAAGGAGAAGACTGAGGCAGAAGTAATTCTGGTTTTGGCGGGCGGGGAAAACCGGGGCAGGGAGAGGCTGCACATTTTTGACTTCGAATCTTTTTTGGACAAAATTGGTCGTGCGGGAAATTGGTATACCAAATTCAAAGACTTGGGTGATCTGCGGTTGGCGCCACAAGCGTTTCCGGTTCTTGCTGAGTCCCTCTTGGCTTACGCGGTGGCATCGGCCGGCAACAACAAGAAATGCCTGGTAGTTGATTTAGACAATACCCTCTGGACCGGCGTGGCTGGTGAGGATGGGCCGCGAAAAGTCGTGCCAAACCAAAAGCTCCAGGAACATCTGCTCGGACTCTATAAGCGGGGTGTAGTCCTGGCGATTAACAGCAAAAATAATCCGGAAGATGCTTTTGAGGTAATTGATAATCATCCAGAGATGATTTTGCGTCGGGATCATTTTGCCGCTTGGCGGATTAACTGGAATAATAAAGATTCAAATTTAATTGAGCTTAGCGAGGAGATGTCTCTGGGAACCGCTAGTTTTGCTTTTATTGATGATGATCCACTTAATCTCGGACTAGTGAGATCGAATTTGCCGGAAGTTGCGGTAATGCATCCGGATTCGGTTTTTGATTACGTCGGTTTCCACTCGTTTAATCTGACCAGGGAAGATGTGCGCCGGGGCGAAATGTATGTCGAGGAGCGGCGGCGTAAAGAATTGAAACAAGCTGTGCCGGACCAAGAAGATTTTTTGCGAAAATTAAATATGGAGGTTTCGATTTCGCCGGTCTCCGATAGTAATCTTGGCCGTGCCAGTCAGCTGACTCAGAAAACCAATCAATTTAATTTAACCACTCGCAGATATTCTGAGTCAGAAATTAGAAAGTTTCTTGAAACCGGTTGGAAAATTTGGTCTCTTCAGGTTAAGGATGTCTTCGGTGATTACGGGATAGTTGGTCTGGCCATGTTTGATTCGGCCAAGGGCCATTTAGACAACTTTATGCTTAGCTGCCGAGTTTTGGGGCGTGGCGTCGAGACGGCTCTTTTGGCGCAGGTTCTAACTGAAGCTCAAAAATCAGATCTTAAAGTCGTTTCAGCCGAATTTATCAGAACCAAAAAAAATCTGCCGGCGGAGACCTTTCTCGCCCAGTCAGGTTTTGAGTTGGTCGGAAAGGATGCAACCAGAGAGTCATATGAGTACGATTTGTCCAAGAAGTGCATTGTTCCGAATTATGTTAGAGTGACGGTATCTGAAAGCGAAGATCTGTAA
- a CDS encoding acyl carrier protein, with product MEKLNQILAKVLEIDPNSITDLTSPENTPSWDSFNGLLLITELEKGFEVKFTIDEVVAVKNVGDIKKALKRQGVKLD from the coding sequence ATGGAAAAATTAAATCAAATTTTGGCTAAAGTCTTGGAAATTGATCCGAACAGTATCACGGATTTGACTAGTCCGGAGAATACTCCGAGCTGGGATTCGTTTAATGGGCTACTTTTAATCACGGAATTGGAAAAAGGTTTTGAGGTTAAGTTTACCATTGACGAAGTGGTGGCAGTGAAAAATGTCGGCGATATTAAAAAAGCGCTTAAACGGCAAGGTGTTAAGCTTGATTAA
- a CDS encoding MaoC family dehydratase, translating to MPDKNLKINLNKFSYQDLKIGDEFSFERKIEEVDVKGFADLSGDYSPLHTDPTYAKSSEFGERIVHGMFLGSLFSTLIGMLVPGEKALYLSQDLKFVKPVLIGETVFVEGRITSKTDALKIITLQTEIKNQKGEVAVSGTARVKVRE from the coding sequence ATGCCTGATAAAAATTTAAAAATCAATTTAAATAAGTTTTCCTATCAAGATCTCAAGATTGGTGATGAGTTTTCTTTTGAACGGAAAATCGAAGAGGTGGACGTTAAAGGTTTTGCTGATCTCTCGGGTGATTATAGTCCGCTCCATACCGATCCTACTTATGCCAAGTCATCCGAATTCGGTGAGAGGATTGTTCATGGCATGTTCTTGGGCTCGCTCTTCTCTACCTTAATTGGAATGTTGGTCCCAGGTGAAAAGGCACTTTACCTATCTCAAGACCTTAAATTTGTAAAACCGGTTTTAATTGGTGAGACAGTTTTTGTCGAAGGCAGGATTACTTCCAAAACCGATGCTTTAAAGATAATCACCCTGCAAACGGAAATTAAAAATCAGAAGGGCGAAGTGGCGGTCAGTGGCACGGCCAGAGTTAAGGTTAGAGAATAA
- a CDS encoding SDR family oxidoreductase yields the protein MSELKNKIAVVLGGTGSLGGAIAEALEKEGMVVIKHGRKAGEYSADLAKDGELLRLLGHVVSKFGRIDILVNSVSAPLTLSAFDKKTWDDFLNHLNIQLKSAVIASQFVLPEMAKRKFGKIVNIITSAVEGVPPSHMADYVTAKYALLGLTKALAKEHGRFGVTVSAVSPSLVKNDFTKTMPAKMIEILEAQSPSSRLVTPSDVAEAVLAQVKNFSQDVNGENIVVLP from the coding sequence ATGTCTGAATTAAAAAATAAAATTGCAGTAGTTTTGGGCGGGACCGGTAGCCTTGGCGGGGCGATTGCCGAGGCTTTAGAGAAAGAAGGAATGGTAGTTATAAAACATGGACGAAAAGCCGGTGAATATTCCGCCGATCTTGCCAAGGATGGTGAATTACTGAGGCTATTGGGACACGTCGTCAGTAAATTCGGCCGGATCGATATTCTAGTAAATTCCGTAAGCGCGCCGCTTACGCTTTCAGCGTTTGATAAAAAGACGTGGGACGATTTCCTGAATCATCTAAATATTCAACTCAAATCGGCAGTTATTGCTTCGCAATTTGTTTTACCTGAGATGGCTAAGCGAAAGTTTGGTAAAATAGTCAATATTATTACTTCCGCAGTGGAGGGCGTGCCACCAAGCCATATGGCAGACTATGTCACTGCCAAATATGCCCTGCTCGGTCTCACTAAGGCTCTGGCCAAGGAACATGGTCGTTTTGGTGTGACGGTTAGTGCCGTTTCCCCAAGTCTCGTGAAAAATGATTTTACCAAAACAATGCCGGCCAAAATGATTGAGATTCTTGAGGCGCAAAGCCCTTCTTCCCGTTTAGTCACTCCTTCCGATGTGGCCGAGGCAGTTCTTGCTCAGGTGAAAAATTTTTCTCAAGATGTGAATGGTGAAAATATCGTAGTCTTGCCGTAG
- a CDS encoding GNAT family N-acetyltransferase: MDDINLIGYQKNDYQKLRDFVGQTFQSKYILGDEKFLDWQYSGSGALLLAKVREEIVGFLGYKDFPYKIYGETKEVRVVMNFFAAPKYRRAGVGPRLAQQVFSTPNCILVSGYNDTAQSLYEHLRANWTGSGDLFRFFSVLAPHKLMSHLKPLASSFGRKKALGSVNIKVTVVQKISKDVDEFWQTVRDRYSVTIERGSEYLKWRYLGHPFFDYQFLEAREDGKLLGFLIYRFEEVEDFKIARIIDFVSNEVAEVSLLKKFLDLARTAGAQAADFMFSGQLYQDSLKVAGFFDVSGTDFSKFPVRFNPISYSKFNINIACDIQAPIQDMYLTKGDSDQDRPNPH, from the coding sequence ATGGACGATATCAATCTGATCGGGTATCAAAAAAATGATTACCAAAAACTGCGCGATTTTGTCGGGCAGACTTTTCAATCTAAATATATTTTAGGTGATGAGAAGTTTTTGGATTGGCAATACAGTGGCAGTGGTGCTTTGCTGTTAGCAAAGGTTCGCGAAGAGATTGTCGGTTTTCTGGGCTATAAAGATTTTCCCTATAAAATTTATGGAGAGACCAAGGAGGTTAGGGTGGTCATGAATTTTTTTGCGGCTCCAAAATATCGGCGGGCCGGTGTCGGTCCAAGACTGGCACAACAGGTTTTTAGCACACCCAATTGTATTCTAGTTTCCGGCTATAATGACACCGCCCAGAGTCTCTATGAGCACTTGCGAGCTAATTGGACAGGGTCCGGAGATCTTTTTAGATTTTTCTCAGTTCTCGCTCCTCATAAGTTGATGAGTCACCTTAAGCCGCTAGCTTCATCTTTTGGGCGAAAAAAGGCGCTGGGCAGTGTCAATATTAAAGTGACAGTTGTCCAAAAAATTTCTAAAGATGTTGACGAGTTCTGGCAGACTGTTCGGGACAGGTATTCGGTCACCATTGAGAGAGGCTCTGAATATCTGAAGTGGCGATATCTCGGCCATCCATTTTTTGATTATCAATTTTTAGAGGCGCGCGAAGATGGCAAGTTGCTTGGTTTTCTGATTTATCGATTTGAAGAGGTTGAAGACTTTAAAATTGCCCGTATTATTGATTTTGTTTCTAATGAAGTTGCGGAAGTCTCACTCTTGAAGAAGTTTTTGGATCTGGCTAGAACGGCCGGGGCACAGGCGGCCGATTTTATGTTTTCTGGACAGCTTTATCAAGATTCTCTAAAAGTGGCAGGGTTTTTCGATGTGTCTGGGACAGATTTTTCAAAATTTCCAGTCCGTTTTAATCCGATTTCTTATTCAAAATTTAATATCAATATCGCTTGCGATATTCAGGCCCCGATTCAGGATATGTATTTAACCAAAGGGGACAGCGACCAAGATCGTCCCAATCCACACTGA
- a CDS encoding N-acetylneuraminate synthase family protein — protein MPADLKNKFDFNNLFTFEMANNHQGSVEHGKKIIQEMGKIAKEFDLKASVKLQFRNLDTFIHPDYKNRTDVKHIPRFMSTKLSEVQFRELVDETRRNGLITMATPFDEDSVETMNRLGIEIMKVASCSAHDWPLLAKIAEVGKPIIVSVGGLTIKEVDRVVSFFEHRGADFAMMHCVAIYPTPSEKLHLNQIEIMKRRYPHLTVGFSTHEAPDNTSVIGLAYAKGARIFEKHVGVPTDSIKLNAYSSNPNETRNWVKAYKQALASCGDNNERQVPPEEIADLRSLMRGVYAKKEIKAGSPIKREDVFFAMPYLSHEQLRSGRFNNNLVADKNYKVGEPISAIVEPPRPSKKDIIYSAIHAAKGMLNEAKIPLSHDFKVEISHHYGLEKFNETGCIIVDCINREYAKKLIIQFAGQFHPIHYHKVKDETFQILHGSMEANVEGKNYTLYPGDTLWVPRGVWHSFKTDTGVIFEEISTTSLETSGDSYYVDKDIAEKPREMRKTKLLNWGRHQFDDLPD, from the coding sequence ATGCCTGCGGACCTAAAAAATAAGTTTGATTTCAATAATCTCTTCACCTTTGAGATGGCCAATAACCACCAAGGGTCGGTCGAACATGGCAAGAAAATTATCCAGGAAATGGGGAAAATTGCCAAGGAATTTGACCTGAAAGCTTCGGTAAAATTGCAGTTTAGGAACCTTGATACTTTTATCCACCCGGACTATAAAAATCGGACTGATGTTAAGCATATTCCGCGTTTCATGTCGACCAAGCTTTCCGAAGTCCAGTTTAGAGAATTGGTTGATGAGACCAGGAGGAACGGTTTGATTACCATGGCCACTCCTTTTGATGAGGATTCGGTTGAGACTATGAACCGACTTGGGATTGAAATTATGAAGGTTGCCAGTTGCTCGGCTCATGATTGGCCGTTACTGGCTAAGATTGCCGAAGTTGGCAAGCCGATTATAGTTTCCGTTGGTGGGTTAACTATTAAAGAAGTCGACCGAGTTGTCTCATTTTTTGAACATCGTGGTGCCGACTTTGCCATGATGCATTGCGTGGCGATTTATCCGACTCCGAGCGAAAAACTTCATCTCAACCAGATTGAGATTATGAAGCGTCGCTACCCGCATCTCACAGTCGGTTTTTCTACCCATGAGGCTCCGGATAATACTTCTGTCATCGGTCTTGCCTATGCCAAAGGTGCTCGAATTTTTGAAAAGCATGTCGGAGTGCCGACTGACTCGATCAAGCTCAATGCTTATTCATCTAATCCGAATGAAACTCGAAATTGGGTCAAAGCTTACAAGCAAGCTCTGGCTTCTTGCGGTGATAACAATGAGCGACAAGTGCCACCGGAAGAAATTGCTGACTTGCGGTCTTTGATGCGCGGAGTTTACGCCAAAAAAGAAATCAAGGCCGGCAGTCCGATTAAGAGGGAAGATGTTTTCTTTGCCATGCCATATCTTTCTCACGAACAACTTCGAAGCGGGCGATTTAATAATAATTTAGTGGCTGACAAAAATTACAAAGTCGGTGAGCCAATTAGCGCCATAGTTGAACCGCCACGACCGAGCAAAAAAGATATTATCTATTCAGCCATCCACGCCGCCAAGGGAATGCTCAACGAGGCGAAAATTCCTTTGAGTCATGACTTTAAGGTAGAAATTTCTCACCACTATGGCCTGGAGAAATTCAATGAGACCGGCTGTATTATTGTCGACTGTATCAATCGAGAATATGCCAAGAAATTGATTATTCAGTTTGCGGGCCAGTTCCATCCAATTCATTACCACAAAGTTAAGGATGAGACTTTCCAGATTCTCCACGGTTCAATGGAGGCTAATGTTGAGGGGAAAAATTACACTCTTTATCCTGGCGATACCCTTTGGGTACCGCGCGGAGTTTGGCACAGTTTTAAAACTGATACTGGTGTCATTTTCGAAGAAATTTCCACTACCAGCCTCGAAACTTCCGGCGATTCCTACTATGTCGATAAAGATATTGCCGAGAAGCCTCGCGAAATGCGCAAAACTAAGCTTCTAAATTGGGGCCGACACCAATTCGATGACTTACCGGATTAG
- a CDS encoding acylneuraminate cytidylyltransferase family protein, whose product MKIYAIIPARGGSKGVPGKNVKLLNGKPLIAWTIEAAKAVPEISKVIVNTDDEEIAEVSKKYGAEIFMRPKELAEDLTLDLPVFRHHLETLKSKNDLPDMIVDLRATAPLRNSARIREGIELLSRAGKAKADSVRAVAKAAKHPYKMWKLNVGFLNPLYSEEESGFKDSWDAPRQSFPLVYQNNGCMNAFWPETILEKKTMTGKKILGYTMEDWESVNIDTSIDFLLAEELMKKHSAEFTK is encoded by the coding sequence ATGAAGATTTACGCTATCATACCGGCCAGAGGTGGTTCCAAAGGTGTGCCGGGCAAGAATGTTAAATTGTTGAATGGCAAGCCTTTAATCGCTTGGACGATTGAGGCGGCAAAAGCTGTGCCAGAAATTAGCAAGGTGATCGTGAATACTGATGATGAGGAGATTGCTGAAGTGTCTAAAAAATATGGTGCAGAAATTTTCATGAGGCCAAAAGAGTTGGCCGAAGATTTAACTTTAGATTTGCCGGTCTTTAGACACCATCTAGAAACCTTGAAATCTAAAAATGATTTGCCAGATATGATAGTTGATTTAAGGGCAACTGCACCTTTAAGAAATTCGGCTCGTATCAGGGAGGGAATTGAGCTCTTGAGCAGGGCTGGTAAAGCGAAAGCTGATTCTGTTCGGGCTGTGGCCAAGGCAGCGAAACACCCCTACAAAATGTGGAAGCTTAATGTCGGTTTCCTAAACCCTCTTTACAGTGAAGAGGAAAGTGGATTTAAGGATTCCTGGGATGCGCCAAGGCAGTCTTTTCCTTTGGTGTACCAGAATAATGGTTGCATGAACGCCTTTTGGCCGGAGACAATTCTGGAAAAAAAAACTATGACTGGCAAAAAAATTCTCGGCTATACAATGGAGGACTGGGAATCGGTTAACATTGACACCTCGATTGATTTTTTATTGGCTGAAGAATTGATGAAAAAGCATTCAGCCGAATTCACTAAGTAA
- a CDS encoding DMT family transporter produces METTLFFLFMLPGTIALGLYDVLLKKTLASGINKDFLLSTVFMLSGAVLFLVSSFIGFPEVKTGFWFALAISVVFASAGHYAWYSAMSYRDEVSLISPLRTLTPPIVLLTGMLFLGERPTVWGILGVVVTVIGLWFLMYSEAGFAKTKLSTVLKSQGVKMGIATAVLFAISFPFDKKIVVLSSAVFSGAVSFFLIGVIVFFISSFKFREPGWGIGQMFTRKSFLFVAGLVILFSLGLVLTFEALNYSFAAYAASAKRLVAIWAVIFGGSFLKEKNINRKILAVVIMIAGTVLSVLGG; encoded by the coding sequence ATGGAAACAACTCTATTTTTTCTGTTTATGTTGCCTGGAACAATCGCCCTCGGTCTCTATGATGTCTTGCTGAAAAAAACTCTTGCGTCCGGCATCAACAAAGATTTCCTATTGAGTACCGTGTTCATGTTGTCAGGAGCCGTCTTGTTTTTGGTGTCGAGTTTTATTGGTTTTCCAGAAGTAAAAACGGGCTTCTGGTTTGCGCTAGCTATATCAGTTGTTTTTGCTTCAGCCGGCCATTATGCCTGGTATTCTGCAATGTCATATCGCGACGAAGTTTCCTTGATATCTCCGCTCCGAACACTCACACCTCCGATCGTGCTATTGACCGGTATGTTGTTTCTTGGAGAGAGACCGACCGTTTGGGGTATCTTGGGGGTTGTTGTGACTGTAATCGGACTCTGGTTCCTGATGTATTCAGAGGCTGGATTTGCGAAAACTAAACTTTCGACTGTTCTGAAAAGCCAAGGTGTCAAAATGGGAATAGCTACAGCAGTTTTGTTTGCCATTTCCTTTCCTTTTGACAAAAAGATTGTTGTTTTGTCCTCGGCTGTTTTTTCTGGAGCGGTGTCCTTTTTCCTGATTGGTGTGATTGTGTTTTTCATCTCTAGCTTTAAATTTAGGGAGCCTGGGTGGGGAATCGGCCAGATGTTTACCAGAAAGTCTTTCCTATTCGTGGCTGGCCTGGTGATTTTGTTCAGCCTTGGTCTGGTGTTGACTTTTGAGGCCTTGAACTATTCTTTTGCTGCCTATGCTGCATCGGCTAAGAGGCTGGTTGCAATTTGGGCAGTTATCTTTGGCGGATCGTTCCTTAAAGAAAAGAATATTAATAGAAAAATTTTGGCAGTTGTCATCATGATAGCCGGTACGGTCCTGTCCGTTCTTGGAGGATGA
- a CDS encoding Gfo/Idh/MocA family oxidoreductase: MKVKVIGAGSIGNHLSQAARRMGWDVSVVDRDQEALRRMKEDIFPSRYGAWDEKIQLFDSANEPKGGFDVICIGTPPDVRLHLALQALEEKPKVLLLEKPLFTPDFAEREEFADFMNQVTKPISPTTVLAGYDHAVSAAIDFVSEMLRESSIGEVQTLDVEFRENWEGIFKAHRWLKGPADSYLGFTARGGGASGEHSHALHLFNHLALEAGLGQVVMVTPFLKMEEPPTGGKYDSIACFNLTTASGVIGRVVQDVVTKPTRKWVRLQGSKGFIEWICNGHTEGDLVRFQTFGSPEVKEKVFAKRRQDDFFQEMLHIQKVIETRAAVGNGGSAWRSPVSLESGLLVMEILQAARRSDENQHLPAFQF; the protein is encoded by the coding sequence ATGAAAGTAAAAGTCATTGGGGCAGGATCGATCGGGAACCATCTTTCACAAGCTGCCAGGCGAATGGGCTGGGATGTGTCAGTGGTGGATCGGGATCAGGAAGCACTTCGGCGGATGAAGGAAGATATTTTTCCTTCTCGCTACGGTGCCTGGGATGAAAAGATCCAACTTTTTGATTCGGCGAATGAACCGAAAGGTGGCTTCGATGTGATCTGCATTGGCACACCTCCGGATGTTCGACTACATTTGGCTTTGCAAGCACTCGAAGAGAAGCCAAAAGTTTTGCTTCTTGAAAAGCCACTCTTTACGCCGGATTTTGCCGAACGGGAGGAGTTTGCCGACTTTATGAATCAGGTGACGAAGCCGATCAGCCCGACGACGGTTCTGGCTGGTTACGACCATGCGGTTTCGGCGGCGATTGATTTCGTCTCCGAAATGCTACGCGAGAGTTCAATTGGTGAAGTCCAAACTTTGGATGTTGAATTCCGCGAGAACTGGGAGGGAATTTTCAAAGCCCACCGGTGGCTCAAAGGTCCGGCTGACTCTTACTTGGGCTTCACGGCTCGAGGCGGAGGAGCTTCTGGCGAGCATTCACACGCTTTGCACCTCTTCAATCATCTGGCGCTTGAGGCCGGTCTTGGTCAAGTTGTGATGGTCACTCCGTTTCTAAAAATGGAGGAGCCACCGACCGGTGGGAAGTATGATTCCATCGCCTGTTTCAATCTGACGACTGCGAGCGGAGTCATTGGTCGAGTGGTTCAAGATGTCGTTACCAAGCCGACTCGCAAGTGGGTCAGATTGCAGGGGTCGAAGGGTTTCATTGAATGGATCTGCAATGGGCACACGGAAGGTGATTTGGTTCGCTTCCAAACTTTCGGTTCGCCGGAGGTTAAAGAAAAAGTCTTTGCCAAGAGACGGCAGGACGACTTCTTCCAGGAGATGCTCCACATTCAAAAAGTGATCGAGACGAGGGCCGCAGTTGGAAACGGTGGCAGTGCTTGGCGATCCCCGGTTTCTTTGGAGAGCGGACTCTTGGTGATGGAGATTTTGCAGGCTGCCAGGCGAAGTGATGAAAATCAGCATTTGCCAGCCTTCCAGTTCTAG